Sequence from the Gloeocapsopsis dulcis genome:
GGCGATAGGGCCACAGTGCCTTACGGAGAGCCTGCCAGATCTTGTTATCTTTGACTCCTTGCTCGGACAAATACTTTGCTAGCCAATTCAAAAAAACTAGTCGGACGGAATGGTATTGTCCTGCCTTCGTCACCATAGAACTGCAAGAATCTGGGTGCAGTCGATACCTATCCCAACACTCACTCGCCACGAATACAGATTCCTTGAGGTACACCTTAGTCAAAAAGGCTTGATCTTCATACATCTGGTACATACCCCGAAAGTCTTCCTCGAATCCCCCTATCCGTTCCACCATCTCACGGCGTAGTAGAAGATCGGAGGGGCAAGGTGCACTAGCTTTTCCTAAGGGATAGCAGGCAGTTAGCAGCGTTGGCGGCTTGAATAAAGTGTTGACCTGGACACCCAGATCTGGTACAGAGTCGCGTTGAATATCTTCAGGTTTCTCTGTCCAGCTGTACCAATATTGAGTAGAACCATACACCATAGCGGCCTCGGGCTGTGACTCCAGGATTGCCACTTGCTGTTCCAATTTGTGAGGTAACCACACGTCATCAGCGTCCAAGAAGGCAATATATTTGCCTTTGGCATTGCGGATACCCAGGTTGCGCGTCGCACTCATGCCATGATTCTGATGACCATCGTGCTCTAAATAGCGCACTTTTTCTGGGTGTTTTGTTGCATAGCACCGAGCAATGGCAGTACTACTGTCACTTGAGCCATCGTCCACCAACAACAGTTCCCAGTGGTCATAAGTCTGAGCGAATATGCTCTCTATGGCTTCTTGAATGAACTTCTCAGCGTTTAAGAAAATCACGATCGCAGAGACTAATGGCTTGCTGTTCATCTGATTTCCCTGCTACTAACATTCAACTTGAGGTGTAGAATCTCCCAGAAGATAAAAGTGCTCATGAGCATTGCCGCCGAATTTGTTCAATACGTGCTAAAGAGCGGGAATATTCTCCCAAAAGCCCAACAACGCCGCCCCATAGTTCCGCTAAAACTATGTCTGGAGGCAAGATATAACGACCTATCAAACTTTTCAGCAGGCGGCGCAACTGATCCTTGAACCACCAGCCTACAAGACGGCGCCACTTAAAGCGTTGGGGTGGATCGCTCTGATAAGACTTGACGGCAAAAGCCATGAAGCCCATACCCCAACTCCGGTAATATTGGCAGCGCAGTTTTTGATATTCCTGACGATGTTGGTGAAAAACTAAATATTGAGGTTCATATACCAGCGGGTAGTCAGCCCTAATTACTCGGTAAAAAATATCCAAGTCACCGCCGCCTGGAAGAGGAGTTCCTGTATCGAGAGCCTCATCAAATCCGCCTAAGTTTTGTAAAATCTCTCGGCGAAAGGCCATGTTGCATCCAACTCCGAAGGCTCCGGCACCGCAAGGGTACATATAATAGCCAGGTAAGGTTTGCCCATAACGGATTTTCTCAAAACCATTGCGAAAGCCCCCACTTTGTTCTGACAGAATTTGCGCTTTTGTGGTCAACTCGTAGGGTAGAACTTGACCAGTGAAAGCTGCCGCATCTGGATTTTCTACCCATGCTTCCATGAGTCCTGCCAGCCATCTGCGGTCTACTGTCACATCATCATCAAGGAAAGCTAAAATTTCCCCAGTTGCTTCCTGCAGGGCACGATTGCGAGCAAAGTTCAGACCTGGTTTAGGTTCTCGAACGTAGTGCATGCTTGGTAGTGAGGCGACTAATTCTTTGGTTCTTTCATCAGCAGGAGCATTATCGACAACCAAAATTTCAAAGCAATACGAAGCTCCTGATCCAGGCTTTTGTAGGTTCAGTAAAGATTTTAGGCAGCGAGCCAGGTTTTCAGGACGATCCTTGGTACAAATAGCAACCGTTAGCGAGGGGAGGGGAGTCGCAGTCGCAGGAGGAACTAGTTCCTCTCGGATGCTTTCCTGGAGTAGTTTGGTTCCAACTTCCCGGCTGATTAATTGAGCTAATTCTTTGGGGGCGATCGCACTTTTTGCTGGTAGTGCTTTCATCAAAAAACCGATTGGTCTATCTTTGCGCCGCAGGATCAAAGCAATGCCTGTATCGCTCTCAGGAACGCAGAGGGTGGGTAGGGGTTGTGTAACTTCGATTTCCGTAATGGTATAGGGCATAGGAGACACACTTGGCTTTTTTAAGTCAGCGCACTGCGGTATTGTAGTTGATAGAGCTTGGCAAACAGTCCATTGAGTTTTAGCAAATGCTGTAAACTGCCTTGTTCAACGACTCGTCCCTCCTCTAGCACCACAATCTGATCGGCCTGTTCAATCGTGGATAAGCGATGGGCGATCGCAATCACTGTACGATCTTGACTAAAGGTGTTGATTGCCTTCTGGATCAGGTGCTCTGAGACACTATCGAGCGCATTAGTAGCTTCATCCAGAATCAGGATTTCTGGGTTACGTAAAATGGCACGCGCTAGGGCAATACGCTGTCGCTGTCCGCCTGAAAGTCGAATCCCCTGGTCGCCTACTTGGGTATCGTAGCCCTGAGGAAGATTGCTGATAAATTCCTGGGCATGGGCTTGTCTAGCCGCAGCTATAATTTCGTCTTCTGTCGCCTCCAATCGACCATAAGCGATGTTCTCCCGCACGGTTGCACTGAAAATATGGATGTCCTGACTGACAATGGCAATGCGGCTACGCCAGTCAGAGAGATTGAGCTGACGCAACGGGCAATCATCTACATAAATCTCTCCCTCCGTAACGTCATAAAAACGGCAGATCAGGCTAATCAGCGTAGATTTACCCGCACCTGAAGGACCTACTAGGGCAGTAGTTTTGGCTTGTGGAATTTGGATGGAAACGTTACGCAGCGCAGGTTTATCCAGGGGGTTGTAGCGAAAGGAAACAGATTCAAAATAAATGGCTTGCTTCAAACCTTTGAAGGGAGTCCGACCAGAGCGAATATACGGTTTATCGGAGCGATCTAGGAAGGACATGACATCCTCTACAGAAGGTATCAAAGCATTAAGACCAACTCGAGCACTATCTAACTGCTTTACTTTGGGTTGTAGACGATAGAGAATAAAGATAAAAGTTAGCAAGATCGGTAGGGTAGCTCGGTCTTGAAGAAGCGCGATGACTAGAATGCACAGCAGTAGAGCTGCAGAGAGAACTTCAGATAACGGCTCTATAGTCGCGTAGAGCTGATCGAGCTTCATAGAAGTAGTACGCACCTGCGCTGATGCTTGGTCAAAGCGCTTCTGCTCGTAAGATTCTTGACCAAAAGCCCGAATGAGTCTCATACCGTAAAACCCCTCAAGCATTCGGTTGGCAAGATTATCATTCGCTTGCACTGCCTGTTTCCCCAGTTGCTTTGCTTGGCGTGACACTTGCTGGATACTGAGCGAAATTAGTATCAGGGCTACTGCAACCAACAACGTTAGCTGCCAAGAGACAAGCAGCAGCAGCATGACAAAAACAAAAATTGTACAGGTACTGATAATGAGGTCAACCAAGACCGACAGGGCATCACAGGCTCGCCAGGTTTCGGTAGCCAGGGTGTTCAATAGTTTACCTGATCGGTTAGAGTCTAAAAAGCTGTAGCTTACGTTCAGTAGTTGCTTAAAAACACTCGAGCGTAATCGATAACTAATATGTGAATATAGCCAAGAAAAGAGAATTGCGTTGCTGTAGGAAAGGCAATTCTTCAGCAGAACACTACCGAATATGCATAAGGGAATAATTAAAAGACGATGATTGGACGGAACGTAAATAAATAATTGGTTAAGAATCCCTAATAATAAATTGCTGCTGACTGATTGAGAAGTTGTTTGCTCCAAACTTTGAAGAAAAGGGATGAATAAACTAATTCCCAATCCTTCCGAAAGAGAAGATAATAACCCTAAGATGATGATTAATGGAATCACCCAAGGATAAGGCTTAAGCAGCGGTAGTAGTGTTCTGATTGCCTGTGCTTCTTTCATTGAGCTTAACCTTCCGGAGATGGAAAGGAATTATCTGTCTCGATACGAATGGAGTTAAGACAAAGATGCTTGCCCTCAGCAATCACTTGAGTCTCCTTAGCTGTTAGGTCAATCGTGGAAACTGTTAAGATGAAGTACAAGCTTTATAGAACTGTTGCCGAGCAGCACAGCTTGCTCAGCTCGATGGGGGCTACACCTGTTTTGACTAATTGGCTCTTGTAAAATGCTTTAGTTCAGCCTTCATAACTGTTTTGTAGCTATATTCCTTTATCTCACCTTCACCTACTTCTTTAAAGTATGCAAGTGACCTGTTTGCGATCGCGTATAGGAACAGGTATGACTTAATTTACTTAATGTATAAGTTATATAAGTTAAATCTATGTATTTTCTGATATGGGTGTTTTGGGCAGCGGCAGTAATGACAACATACTCTGCCAAAAATATGATCCAACTCATTATGAGTTCTAGGTAAACTTGCTACTCAGCAGAAGTACAAAAGTTCTGACCAATAACTGTTTGTTCTACCAAGTAAGCGGCATCATGCAGTCGAAAAGAGATCGGCAAAACCAGTTAGATTGAGCAATTCAACAACACGTTGAGACAATGTGTATCTCAATTATTCCAAAAACCTTCGCCTTTCCTAAATCGTAGGAAAATTACATTGATGAAATTTGATGCTTTGTACCCTACTATAAGGCATCAATACTTGTTTAGCACTGCTCACAGACAGGTCATAGCAACACAACCGTAAAATCATTCGGCAGCTAAAATTCACCTATGCAGAATTTACTGAATTATACTGAAGTCTTTCAAGTAATAACAAAAATACAATTTATTTAAAATTTCACAAAAACTTGTTTTTGTGAACCTATCGTAGTTATCTTAAGGCAGTCTCAGAAATTATGTACATTATTCGTTGGACAGGAATAAAGAACCTTTTACTGCCTAGCAAAACTGCACTTGTTCTGAGTATAACAGTTGGTATTGGTGTTGGGAATCATTCAACAATAGCTGCTAACAAAACCAATAACCCTAACCGCAATACTAGTACTAGGGACACTACCCTTGCTAATAAGCTACCCCCTACACGTGACAAGTGGCTATGGCCTTTTGCGTCCACATCTCCTTGGAATATGCCTATTGGCTCAAATGTACGCTACGTGCCAGCGAACATTCAAAAGGCAGAATGGGTGTTGGCAGATGTGGAATACTTGTATAAGCTTAAAGCTAACAATCCCATACGGTCAGTCTATGTCCCTGGTGCCTGGGGACCCGGACGCTGCACAGGAACTTTAGCCCAGGGAACGCTACCACTGCCTGATAATCTAATTGTTCCAGATGCTACCAAATACAGTACGCCTAACAATCCAGCAGCTTTTCTCTTACCTGATGGGAAAACGCTTGTACAGCTCAACCCGTTTACACGTTGTACTGCGGGAGGAAATGTGTACGGATGGCGTACTGAGGACGTAAGTATCTACGGAGATGGGTTACGTGGAGGTCATGGAGGGTCTGGTCTCTCAAGTATCGGTGGTTCGATTCGTCTGGGTGAACTCACTGGTACTAGACCTATTCGTCATGCATTGAAAATAAACCTTTGGGCAAATAAATACTTACACTATTCCTCATCTAATCCAGGATATCGCTGGCCAGCGGATCGTGCTGATAGCTACGCAGCCCAACAATACAAAGGTACTAATCCTAAACTTGTAATGGGCACACTACTAGCGATTCCACCAAATGTGACAAAAGCGAGCCTCGGTCTTCAGACACCAGCTGGGCGAAAACTCTTCCACGCACTCCAAAACTATGGAGCTTACGTTGTTGACGATTCAGCTGGGGACGCACACTACTTATCGGTGGAAAAGGGAGTTTTAGAGGAGTTTCGTGCGACTTACGGCTATGACTTTTGTGGCACAAGCGGTACTTTTTACAACGACTTTATGAAGATATTCAAAGCGCTTCATATCGTAGATAACAATGAGCCAAACAATGTCGGCGGTGGGGGTACGCCACGAGTTCGTATGGCACCACCAATCGGAAATTGAGGCGCAAAAGTTAGGAACACGTTAGATGTGTTAAGCATTGCTCAACTGTATATTTACGTATAAACTTAGTTGAGCTTGTCTAAAACTATAATACGAGTCGCTGCCTTAAGAAATACGCCACGTCTGATATGAACATTTTTGCCTGAAAAACGATAGAACCTTTAAAAGTCATTTTGTGCTTGAACACAAGTTTTCTTTTGGACATTTGTACAGCAAAATAACCGTTTGAGTTCTTACATTCAGGGCTATTTATATCAGGAAACTTACTTTGCCAATCTCTCCACCATAGTTTAAGAGCATATGGAGGTTTTTCCCGAAAAATCTTTTTTAGATTTGGATTATTTGACAGCATCCTCGTTCTATTACGACGAGCCAATGAATGAGCTTGACCTTTCAACTCACTATACAAGTGAGGCGCAAGTTTCCATCTATTTTTAAATTCAATATCAGATTCAAATAATTTTCTAAATAACCCGTCAAGCCAAAAATAACTATCAGCTTCGGTTCTATTTTTCCAGTATTCATCACATGCACTTTTCCATTTATTTATCATTAAAGAATCTTTTTCAGATGTAATTAACCAAATAGTTGAGCCGTTTTTGCAACTCATTCCGGCACCATGGCCGTGATACATCCATAAGCCAGCAGGTTTTACGGCTTCTTCTACCCATGTATTTAATGGCTGCATACATAGCATAGTGGCATCAGCCCAAACACCACCATAATTTTTTAATAAGCTTAACCGAATAATATCAGCTTTATGTTGAGGACTTATTTTTTTATTTTTATCATATATATAGTCTATATCGTTAACATACTTATGAAGTTTGTCTAATGTAACATATTCAATATTCCATTCCGGATTATTTATTTCCCATGATTCTGCAACTTGTTCAACTAACCAAGGCACACTATTCCAACCTTGTAACCAAAGTAACCATATTGTTTTGTTTAACATATTACAAAAATCTGGAACTATACTTTTTAAATTGTAAATTGTCAAAATTGTAAGTAGTCTAATGCTTTAAAGATGTTTGAACTGCCAAATAACTAAATAGCAGAGTTAGCATCTGACAAATTAGTACTGTTATCGCTACCGACACTACTCCCCATCTTACAGCTAGCAACAATGCCGAGGCGAAAATTATGGTGTAAATTACATTCCACTGCAATGTAAGTTTAATCTTTCCTATTGCATTTAGTAGTTGGTAAGTTGCCAAAGTAAATGCTAGAGGAATTGCTGATAAACAGATAATTATTAAAATTGGAATAGCTGAGTTCCATTTTGAGCCGAATACAATTGGTACATACAGTGGCGCTAGGCTAGACTGCAGTAGCACTAAGGGCGCGATAATTATTACCGTGGTTTTAAGGCTACTAAAATAGCGTTCTCTAAGCTGCTTAACATTCTCTCGCACCTCACACAAGTAAGGAAACAAGGCTGAAATCATAGCATTAATGATATTTTGACTTATGCCTAATCCAGCACTGAAGGCAAAAAAGTATACACCAAGAGCTTCAACACTTAAAAAACGCCCAACGATTAGGTAGTCTAAGTTTAGTCTAATTTTATCAAGCAATTCAATGCCCAGCATACTGCTACCAAAGCTGGTAATATCTTGCCATTGCTGAAGCGTAAAAGCTTTTGGAGGTCGCCAAGAATGATTGCGATAAGTGATGAAAATCCACACTGGTGTAGATAAAATCATTGCCCAAACAATTGCCCATACTCCAAAACCTAACAAAGCAAGGCATATGATAATGAGATTACTAATAATTGATTGAGTAGCAGCACATAATGCAATAATTTTGAGTCGATTTTCCCGTTGAACCAGGGCTGATTGCACCATAAATACAGGAAACATCAAATACATCAAGCTGAGAACACAAATGGGAAAAATGAGTTCGCGTTCTTCATAAAATAATGCAATCGGATAAGCTAGAATACACTGAATTATAACCAGTGCTATGCAAAGCAGCCAATTTAGCCAATAGGCAGTTTGGCATACTAATTCTAGTTGTCGTTCCTCAGCTTGGATAATCTTAGCACCAATTCCAGCTCTAAGGCTAAAGACATCTGCAAAGCCGTGAACAGTGTAAATAATAGCTACTAGCCCATAATCATGAGGGGCGAACAAGCGAGCAAGTGTAACTGTTGTACTGAGACGAAATATGCGATTTACCAATTCAGCTATTCCAAGCCAACCGATGTTACGTGTGAACTGGCTTGTAAATCGATGTTTTAATTTAAGAAATATCATTCTAGACTTATTAGTCAAATAAACTTTTAGCAAGATGAATCTGATAGTTCTAGCGGATTAAGAAAGGTCGACTAATATCTAAGATAGATTGGCGTAGAGAATACAGATGTTCTAGCAATTTTTGATATCTGTATGAACCAAGCAATTGCAGCAGTTTAATTGATAAATCTAGGCGAAGATATTCACCAGCATATTGTTGTTGAGAGACATAGGCAACAGCTTGCTTTTGAAAGTAAAGTGCCTGCTGGTAATCTCCATTTTTAGTTGCTAACCAACTTAAATAAAAATACAAAGAATTATAAGCTTGTTTTTTTAGGTAGAGCAAATCTTTTGGAACAGATTGAAAAGCTTTTTCAATTACTTTACAGGAAGATTTCCACATCAATAGATGAGATTTCGACAAACTGTTGGAGTTTGATCTATAGCGAACTAGTGGTTCTTTAATAACAGCAAAAGGATAATTTGCAGCAATTTTCAACCACATGTCCCAATCTTCCGCAGGAGACAACTCAGAATCGAATAAACCAACTGTCTTAAAACAAGACTTACGGATTAAAGGTGTACTGCCGCAGCCAATAAAATTAAATTTAATTAGCTGCTGCCAAACCTCTCCTTCTGCATGAGAGGTAACAAGACGACCAGTTGATTTTCCGTCTTGATTTGCCAATGCTGTCCAAGTATAAACCAAGCCTATTTCAAACCGCTCTTCTAAACAGCAAACCTGTGTTTCTAATTTAGTTGGCTCCCAGAGATCGTCAGCATCTAAGAAAGCAAGATACTCTCCTTGCGCGTGGGTAATTCCTGTATTACGAGCAGATGCTACACCCTGATTAACTTGGTTGATTAATTTCAAGCGAGGATCGGCTAGGGAAGAAACATATTTTTCTGTTTCATCTAAACTGCCATCATTAACAACAATAATTTCAAAATCTTGAAAAGTTTGTTTGAAAACACTTGCCAGAGTGGTTTGCAAATATGGCATTGCATTGTAAGCAGGAATAATTATGGTAACTTTTGACATCTTTCAAGTTTTCATTGTTAATTTTTCTGAAAAAACCAATATTTTAATATTTTTAAATAAATACTCCTTTACAACCAAAAATATGCAATTGACTCTGTAAAAAACTCTTTGATTAACCTATAACAGCGCAGGATAGCAATTATTAGCTTTGAATTGCTATCTAATTAAAGTAATTTATCCTTTAAAAATTAATTTTACTTGGTAGTTTTTTGTAACTTTGTCAACGGTTTCATAGTTTTAGAATTATTTAGCTTAATGATAGATATCGGCGGAGCGAGTAGAATAGCGATCGCGTTTTTTCGTAATTATTGGGTTTGATTGATCGCATTAAAGTGATCGCCAAGCTTAGACGAATATATTCTTTAGAGAAGCGTAACCGAGGATAGTGGGCAATAGCTGCGGCGCGAAATTGAATTGCTAGTTCATAATCGTGCTCGCTACTTTGTAAAGCTTTCCAAGCTGAACAGAGATTTATATAACCATAGCTGCGTTTTTTTAAATACAGTAGCTCTGGCGGTGCTGACTGGAATGCTTTCTCAATCACTATACGAAAAGCTTGCTCCATCACTTGCCAGTTTTTAGACATATTACTGGGATGCTGTCGATATTGCACCAACGGTTCTTTTACAACAGCAAAGGGATAACGAGAAGCAATGCGAATCCACATATCCCAATCTTCAGCAGAGCGTAAATTTCTGTCAAATACTCCGACAGTTTCAAAACAGCAGCGATGAACCATAGCCGCACTTCCGCATCCAACTACATTTTCCTCAATCAGCTTTTTCCATGTATCACCCTCAGCACAATATGCAAATACTCTTCCTATAGATTCACCCGTGCGATCAACCAAGGTCGACCAAGTATAAACCAGGCCTAGTGTTGGATTCTCTTCCAGCGAATGTACTTGTTTTTCTAACTTGGTTGGCTCCCAAAGATCGTCAGCATCTAGAAATGCTATATATTCTCCTTGAGCATGAGTAATACCTGTATTACGGGCTCCAGATAAACCTTGGTTTACTTGCGAAATCAGTTTTATTCGCGGATCTACTAGTTGAGAAACCCACTGTGCAGTATAGTCTGAACTACCATCGTTAACAATAAGTACTTCAAAATCAGTAAAAGTCTGCTGCAAAACACTCTCCACAGTTTCAGGGAGATAAGGCATGGCATTAAAGGCTGGAATAATAACAGAAACTTTAGGCATACTGCCAAAACTCAAGTATATAAATAGGCAACGACAAAGAAATTAAATTTTTCCGACTACCCAAGAGCTTTTACATGTTAATTTCCTTATGGATATTTCAGGGATTTTTACTTTATTTCTTTGCTACGAGTATTACTCCTAATAAAGCTTTAACTAGCAGTGTATCAGCTAGTTTTTTTCTTAACGAAGACGGCATGACACAAAGAAACTCTTCTAAACCTTTAATCAAAAACAATGGAAATCTCAGATAAATTCCTTTACCACCAATGTAAGCCGTCATTTTTGAAAATCCAACTGAAGCAAAGAGGCTAGATAAATCAGTGTGAGTATACTCCTTTAAATGAAATCCTGTGGCGACTTCATCAAAGTACTTAGAAACATCATGTGGCCCAGTCAGGCGATTTGGTGTAATACAAATATAAACACCACCTGGAGCAAGCAATTTATAAATACTACGAAGTTGGTCAAAGGCATCTTCAGGATGTAAATGTTCCATCAGCTGATTACTATAAGCAACAGTTACCGTATTTGCAGTTACAGGAATAGTGCAGCCATCATAAATTATTAGCTCGAAGTTTTGGGGAAGAATTGAGTTTTTAGTGATTTCTTGAGATACATCAACTGCATAAACTTTTTTTACCCGCTTAGCTACTTCAAGTGATAACATACAATCTCCAGGTCCCACTTCTAAGAAAGTGGAATCATCGCGCAAATATTTAACTATCAATCGCATCTTTCGATCTACTTCTTTAGCAGAAGCTTTACAATCAGCCTTGCGAATTAGTTGGGGATGATGCGGAACTTGCTTAAACAACTGGTCATAAAGGACAGTATATAAGTGTTGTCTATCCTCTCTATTAGAATTTAGCAATTTACTTGCTAACTCTTTCTCTATTTCGTAGTGTTTTTTAACTTGTTCAAATGTTCTACTTTCATCTTTCTGCATTCTGACGGACATAAAATCTCCTTTTTTTCTTTTAACGAGTCGTTAAACGTGAAACACTTGCGCTCGGCATAGAACGAGCTGATGAGGACTGCAGCTTGTTCCAGTTCCAGCCTGCAACTGCAAACAAGGTCCACCAATAGAAGTAAAGAGTAGTGTGACTCCAAACATTGTCAGTACACATTCCTATAAGGGTAGCCAGAAAAACAGCCAACAAAATCAAACACAGGTAGTGCTGAGCGCTTCCACGATTTGTGGACTGGAGTAACTGAACAAGACGCGTAACTTGAGCGCCGAGAAAGACGATAAAAGCTACTAAACCGACAATTCCCTCTTCTACCAAAGCCCGGATGTAATCGTTGTGAGGATAATTATTAAAGATACTTATATAAGAACTTGTTGCCAAACCGTAACCAAAAATTGGATGCTGTTGCCAGGACTTAAGCAGAAAAGTCCATTGGGCAATTCGCCAGTTAAAACTATTGTTGTCTCTTTGTGCTAGAAGAATTGCCCGTGATACGTCAATATCTGGATTAAGTAACGGTGTGTTAGCGATTGAACTGAGGCGTTCTCGCCCAAACTCTGAACTAGCGAACAACCCGATAACTAATGCAAACAAAATTAACCCACCAACTAAGTTGAGCAAGTTCATTCGGGGAACCAGCAACACTAACATAAATGTGGCAAGCATTAATAAGCTAATTAATGTCTTAGTGCTTACTAAGAAAAAAGCAATTAAACCTAGTAAAAGAAACCAGAACCAGTGGCGATTAGCTTGATTTAGTTTCCAGTAGGTTAAGCCAACGAATAGCAGCAGGAATGTAGCAAAGCTGTTTGGGTGACCGAGAGTCCCGTTGAGGCGAGAGCCTGCTTCAAAGGGAAGTGAAGCAGTTGCGTCTCCTCCATACACCAGTATGGAAGGAAGAAGCTTAGGTGGTACTATCATTTGGACTAACGCTACTGTAAGCGGTAAGACAAGACCGAAGAATAGCGCCAAGATAATTTTTTCAGGATGAACTCGATCCTTAAGCTGCATCACTAGTAAGTACACTATTAACCAGGAAAACAGGCGAACCCACTCCCGCAGGCTATCGGGCAAAAGTGAGCTATCCATTCCTAGTCCACCCAAAGGCAGGAGGATAAGCCATAAGCCCTGTAGCGCTACCCAGCCAGCGAAGAACCACCAAAAGCGATCAGTATGCACAGTCCGGTGCGTTAGCAACTGTACAGTCACATAGAGCAAAGTTAAGGCATCAACTCCAATGGCAAATGCCGCTGGTATCTGCTGAGCAGAGAAAACATCAAGAGAACTGCGTAGAATCAGCAAACCCAATACTGCTCGCTCGAAGTCTGCAAAAAAGTAGACAACCGCTACTACTGCACCTATAGCTAAGCCCAAGTAAAGCGGTTGAGCGCCTGCGAGAAATCCTGCAACTATACCTACTACCACACCTCCGATACTGACCCAGAACGCCAAACGTGAGGCAGGCAGCTTGGGTTTACTGATCAACATTTTTTAATACTCTTCGCTCGTCATTTTGGTGTTCTAGGGGCTGATAATCCTTGACCGGATAGCGGTAGTATTTTTCTGTCTGTGAATTCATCCCATTTACAGTAATTCCTAAAATAGGTACTTGGTTATCGCTTAAGTCGGAAACTGCTTGCACCAGCGTGTTTTTTTGTGTGAAATTTGGGCGTGTAACCAGGAGTAAACCATCGCTGTTGTGACTTAAAGCGATCGCGTCAACAGAACTTGTAACTGGCGGAGTATCTATAATAACTAAGTCATATTGGGCAGCAGCTTCAGCCAGCAAAGTCCGCATTCGGGCTGAATCTGAAAACCGTGAGGGATAAGCGTGTGGTTTACCACAACCTAATACCCAGAGATTGTTGATGCTTGTCTGTTGTACTGCTTTAGCAAGGGTAGCACGACCATCGATCGCATCTATCAGCCCTGGTCGAGCAGCTAAGTTAAATAGTTTTTGTTGTGTAGGGCAGTGCAAGTCTGTATCAATAATTAATGTTCGACGAGATGACATTGCTGCTACGGCGGCTAGGTGTGAAGCAACTACAGACTTTCCCTCTCCAGACTGGGTGCTACTGACAACGACTACTTGTAGGTGTTTATTGCTGCGAAATTGTATTGTCCAGAGGAGTTTCCGATAAGGCTCAACTAAGCCCGAATTATTCAGAAATTTGGAGTTCTCCACATTCAGCGAAGAGTCGGGTAGTACGGGCAACATCCCAATCACGGGTAGCTTTACCAGCTTGCCAACTTCAGTAGCATTATGTAGCGTGCCATCTAGAAAATCTAGCAGCAGTACAACGCCAACTGCCAGAAACAGACCAGCCACGCCAGCTATTATCAGCACAACTGGTTTATTAGGCCAATTAGGGTTTATGGGTGGTGAAGCCGTGTCGA
This genomic interval carries:
- a CDS encoding glycosyltransferase family 2 protein; translation: MPKVSVIIPAFNAMPYLPETVESVLQQTFTDFEVLIVNDGSSDYTAQWVSQLVDPRIKLISQVNQGLSGARNTGITHAQGEYIAFLDADDLWEPTKLEKQVHSLEENPTLGLVYTWSTLVDRTGESIGRVFAYCAEGDTWKKLIEENVVGCGSAAMVHRCCFETVGVFDRNLRSAEDWDMWIRIASRYPFAVVKEPLVQYRQHPSNMSKNWQVMEQAFRIVIEKAFQSAPPELLYLKKRSYGYINLCSAWKALQSSEHDYELAIQFRAAAIAHYPRLRFSKEYIRLSLAITLMRSIKPNNYEKTRSLFYSLRRYLSLS
- a CDS encoding lipopolysaccharide biosynthesis protein, giving the protein MVNRIFRLSTTVTLARLFAPHDYGLVAIIYTVHGFADVFSLRAGIGAKIIQAEERQLELVCQTAYWLNWLLCIALVIIQCILAYPIALFYEERELIFPICVLSLMYLMFPVFMVQSALVQRENRLKIIALCAATQSIISNLIIICLALLGFGVWAIVWAMILSTPVWIFITYRNHSWRPPKAFTLQQWQDITSFGSSMLGIELLDKIRLNLDYLIVGRFLSVEALGVYFFAFSAGLGISQNIINAMISALFPYLCEVRENVKQLRERYFSSLKTTVIIIAPLVLLQSSLAPLYVPIVFGSKWNSAIPILIIICLSAIPLAFTLATYQLLNAIGKIKLTLQWNVIYTIIFASALLLAVRWGVVSVAITVLICQMLTLLFSYLAVQTSLKH
- a CDS encoding O-antigen ligase family protein, giving the protein MLISKPKLPASRLAFWVSIGGVVVGIVAGFLAGAQPLYLGLAIGAVVAVVYFFADFERAVLGLLILRSSLDVFSAQQIPAAFAIGVDALTLLYVTVQLLTHRTVHTDRFWWFFAGWVALQGLWLILLPLGGLGMDSSLLPDSLREWVRLFSWLIVYLLVMQLKDRVHPEKIILALFFGLVLPLTVALVQMIVPPKLLPSILVYGGDATASLPFEAGSRLNGTLGHPNSFATFLLLFVGLTYWKLNQANRHWFWFLLLGLIAFFLVSTKTLISLLMLATFMLVLLVPRMNLLNLVGGLILFALVIGLFASSEFGRERLSSIANTPLLNPDIDVSRAILLAQRDNNSFNWRIAQWTFLLKSWQQHPIFGYGLATSSYISIFNNYPHNDYIRALVEEGIVGLVAFIVFLGAQVTRLVQLLQSTNRGSAQHYLCLILLAVFLATLIGMCTDNVWSHTTLYFYWWTLFAVAGWNWNKLQSSSARSMPSASVSRLTTR
- a CDS encoding glycosyltransferase family 2 protein; the protein is MSKVTIIIPAYNAMPYLQTTLASVFKQTFQDFEIIVVNDGSLDETEKYVSSLADPRLKLINQVNQGVASARNTGITHAQGEYLAFLDADDLWEPTKLETQVCCLEERFEIGLVYTWTALANQDGKSTGRLVTSHAEGEVWQQLIKFNFIGCGSTPLIRKSCFKTVGLFDSELSPAEDWDMWLKIAANYPFAVIKEPLVRYRSNSNSLSKSHLLMWKSSCKVIEKAFQSVPKDLLYLKKQAYNSLYFYLSWLATKNGDYQQALYFQKQAVAYVSQQQYAGEYLRLDLSIKLLQLLGSYRYQKLLEHLYSLRQSILDISRPFLIR
- a CDS encoding class I SAM-dependent methyltransferase, with product MSVRMQKDESRTFEQVKKHYEIEKELASKLLNSNREDRQHLYTVLYDQLFKQVPHHPQLIRKADCKASAKEVDRKMRLIVKYLRDDSTFLEVGPGDCMLSLEVAKRVKKVYAVDVSQEITKNSILPQNFELIIYDGCTIPVTANTVTVAYSNQLMEHLHPEDAFDQLRSIYKLLAPGGVYICITPNRLTGPHDVSKYFDEVATGFHLKEYTHTDLSSLFASVGFSKMTAYIGGKGIYLRFPLFLIKGLEEFLCVMPSSLRKKLADTLLVKALLGVILVAKK